A section of the Brevundimonas sp. AJA228-03 genome encodes:
- a CDS encoding response regulator translates to MAKILIADDDPILRLTVCEFLGAVGHTVLEAADGREALDLIAAVVVDLLIVDMLMPNVDGLETIMALRAAGSTIPIVAISSGGRMERSILLRPAVVFGADVTLPKPLLRDTLVSTVEAALTKARNPAS, encoded by the coding sequence ATGGCAAAGATTCTCATCGCAGACGACGATCCAATCCTCAGGCTGACCGTTTGCGAGTTCCTCGGTGCAGTCGGTCACACCGTCCTTGAAGCCGCGGATGGTCGGGAGGCTCTGGATCTCATTGCTGCCGTCGTGGTCGATCTGCTCATCGTCGACATGCTCATGCCAAACGTGGATGGTCTGGAGACCATCATGGCGCTGCGAGCAGCGGGGTCGACGATTCCAATCGTCGCCATTTCAAGCGGTGGGCGCATGGAACGTTCGATCCTTTTGCGACCCGCGGTCGTGTTTGGGGCCGACGTCACTCTGCCAAAGCCATTGCTGCGCGACACACTCGTGTCGACGGTCGAAGCGGCCCTGACCAAAGCCAGGAATCCTGCATCCTGA